A window of Photobacterium sp. GJ3 contains these coding sequences:
- a CDS encoding LysR substrate-binding domain-containing protein: MNLDTKWLEDFVALCEVRNFSRAAEIRHITQPAFGRHIKSLEEAVGMQLVDRSTTPVSLTDAGKQFHSLARTLISQLDQGVAQIHSHQRPVFTPLRIATPHSLASPTLMNLMDIASKELTLEYSVDVLRLDYAIESLAEGRCDFLLAFDSLALHQPPFQNLCIGTGHFYLVSATEPSGTPIFTPSASSETPLLRYSPESYTARLIETTLGQPASFPSHPVFESSMCQLHKEMALRGKGVAWLPDCLIQEELAQNTLCLIRPDEWRIPYKIRLYRNQARLPDLAETFWRFLVQQTAQGWQLIREQ; this comes from the coding sequence ATGAACTTAGATACCAAATGGCTGGAAGATTTTGTGGCTTTGTGTGAAGTCAGAAATTTCTCCCGCGCTGCCGAAATCCGACACATCACTCAGCCTGCATTCGGACGTCATATCAAATCACTGGAAGAAGCCGTCGGGATGCAGTTAGTTGACCGGAGTACAACCCCTGTCAGCCTGACCGACGCAGGAAAGCAGTTTCACTCTTTAGCCCGGACACTCATCAGTCAGCTCGACCAGGGTGTTGCTCAGATCCACAGCCACCAGCGCCCTGTTTTTACACCATTACGTATCGCAACACCGCATTCTCTGGCTTCGCCAACACTGATGAACCTAATGGATATCGCCTCGAAGGAACTGACGCTTGAATACAGCGTGGATGTTCTACGGCTCGACTATGCGATTGAGTCTCTGGCCGAGGGCCGGTGTGATTTTCTGCTGGCATTTGACTCGCTGGCACTTCACCAGCCGCCGTTCCAGAATCTTTGCATCGGAACGGGGCATTTTTATCTGGTTTCAGCGACCGAGCCTTCCGGGACCCCGATCTTCACGCCGTCGGCCAGCTCAGAAACACCGTTGTTACGATACTCCCCCGAAAGCTATACCGCACGACTCATCGAAACAACATTGGGTCAACCGGCCAGTTTTCCCAGTCATCCGGTCTTTGAATCTTCCATGTGTCAGCTTCATAAAGAGATGGCACTGCGAGGTAAAGGCGTCGCCTGGCTGCCCGATTGCCTGATTCAGGAAGAACTCGCTCAGAATACCTTGTGCCTGATTCGTCCGGATGAATGGCGGATTCCCTATAAAATCCGCCTGTATCGCAATCAGGCACGATTACCGGACCTGGCTGAAACCTTCTGGCGATTTCTCGTACAACAGACTGCGCAAGGCTGGCAATTAATTCGGGAACAATAG
- a CDS encoding GntR family transcriptional regulator, which translates to MTTPVKKKSTLKKSPPESAAQTQDDIVYGHIFDAILEQRLPPNTKLNEEALGEIFGVSRTIIRRALLRLSVEQIVKIRPNRGAVVAAPNVEEARQVLKAREVLELAITELAVEHATSEQVATLRELVEKEHAAFDQGDVGRGIRLSGEFHIQLAHMANNPPLLSFQRSIVSQTSLIIALYEVGNRGQCSFDEHNQLLDAIEAGEKEKAVTLMRHHLGHINAKLALDDEAISSDLHAVFSDVVLKRR; encoded by the coding sequence GTGACCACGCCAGTGAAAAAGAAGTCAACGTTAAAGAAATCCCCCCCTGAAAGTGCAGCACAAACTCAGGACGATATTGTTTACGGCCATATTTTTGACGCCATTCTTGAACAGCGTCTGCCACCCAATACCAAGCTGAATGAAGAAGCGCTGGGCGAAATTTTTGGCGTCAGCCGGACCATTATCCGGCGTGCTTTGTTACGCCTGTCTGTAGAACAGATTGTTAAGATCCGGCCAAACCGCGGTGCAGTTGTCGCAGCGCCCAATGTCGAAGAAGCCCGGCAAGTACTGAAGGCCCGTGAAGTGCTGGAATTAGCGATCACCGAGCTGGCTGTAGAACATGCCACCAGTGAGCAAGTGGCGACTTTACGTGAACTGGTTGAAAAAGAGCATGCCGCATTCGACCAGGGCGATGTAGGCCGGGGAATCCGCCTGTCGGGCGAATTCCACATCCAGTTGGCTCACATGGCAAACAACCCGCCATTACTCTCCTTCCAGCGCAGTATTGTTTCTCAGACATCTTTAATCATTGCTTTATATGAAGTGGGCAACCGCGGCCAGTGTTCGTTTGATGAACATAACCAGCTACTGGATGCCATTGAAGCCGGCGAGAAAGAAAAAGCGGTCACGCTGATGCGCCACCACTTAGGCCACATCAATGCCAAACTGGCGTTGGATGATGAGGCAATCAGCAGCGATCTGCACGCAGTATTCTCAGATGTTGTTTTAAAGCGCAGATAG
- a CDS encoding NCS2 family permease — protein MERLKDYFKLRENGTDIRTEFIAGFTTFATMAYVVAVVPGMLSKGGIPFASAMTVTVIMTILTTLAMAIYTNRPFILAPGLGSVAIFSYTLLGSGVPLPVASGIVFISGVLFMLVSFLGIRNFIVQIIPPSIKVSVGVGIGLFIALLGLKQAGIVVANAKKNVLIFGDLTSVDALLAFFGFFLVLFFVARKTRGGIILAVLLTTLAGIPLGVTQLPDHLFAMPGGVDDLLFQLDIAGALSPQYLPFLLAFFIPDFFSTLGTLLGVGAQAGYLDKNGNLPGIEKNFHVDSCATTFGSLFSCPVLTTYLESSAGVEAGGRTGLTGVFTAALFVLTLFISPLVTLIPTVATAPVLIYIGFSMMSSMRKVNYDDITQYLPAFVCVAMTIFSFNSGNGIAAAMVVYAFLKLATGRLKEDHWSVYAIALAMIYYFYVVAGH, from the coding sequence ATGGAACGTTTGAAGGACTATTTTAAACTCAGGGAAAACGGCACAGACATCAGAACTGAGTTCATTGCCGGATTCACCACATTTGCCACCATGGCCTATGTCGTGGCTGTCGTGCCCGGGATGCTGAGTAAAGGCGGGATCCCTTTCGCCTCGGCGATGACCGTCACCGTCATCATGACGATTCTGACGACACTGGCGATGGCCATTTACACCAACCGCCCTTTCATTCTGGCGCCGGGTTTAGGCAGCGTTGCAATTTTCTCATACACCCTGCTGGGAAGCGGCGTTCCGCTGCCCGTCGCTTCGGGCATTGTATTTATCAGCGGCGTGCTGTTTATGCTGGTTTCTTTCCTCGGGATCCGCAACTTCATCGTCCAGATCATTCCGCCAAGCATTAAAGTATCCGTCGGCGTGGGTATCGGCCTGTTTATTGCCCTGCTTGGGCTGAAACAGGCCGGCATTGTCGTCGCGAATGCAAAGAAGAATGTGCTGATTTTCGGGGATCTCACTTCCGTGGATGCCTTACTGGCCTTTTTCGGATTCTTTCTGGTCCTGTTTTTCGTTGCCCGGAAGACTCGGGGCGGCATCATTCTGGCCGTATTACTGACCACGCTGGCCGGGATTCCACTTGGCGTGACTCAATTGCCGGATCACCTGTTTGCAATGCCAGGTGGTGTCGACGACCTGCTGTTCCAGCTCGATATCGCCGGTGCACTCTCACCACAATATCTGCCATTTCTGCTGGCATTCTTTATTCCGGATTTCTTCTCAACACTGGGGACGTTACTGGGGGTTGGTGCACAGGCGGGATATCTGGACAAAAACGGCAACCTGCCGGGCATTGAGAAAAACTTCCATGTTGATTCCTGTGCCACAACCTTTGGTTCACTGTTTTCCTGTCCGGTTCTGACCACTTATCTGGAAAGTTCTGCCGGTGTTGAAGCCGGAGGCCGGACCGGGCTCACCGGCGTGTTTACTGCAGCACTCTTCGTGCTGACGCTCTTTATCTCGCCGCTGGTCACACTGATTCCAACCGTGGCGACCGCGCCGGTTCTGATTTACATCGGCTTTTCGATGATGTCTTCCATGCGTAAAGTGAACTACGACGACATCACACAGTACCTGCCTGCCTTCGTTTGTGTGGCGATGACTATCTTCAGCTTTAACTCAGGCAATGGTATTGCGGCGGCAATGGTCGTGTATGCATTTCTGAAGCTGGCCACCGGTCGGTTGAAAGAAGATCACTGGTCGGTCTATGCCATTGCACTGGCGATGATTTATTACTTTTACGTCGTTGCTGGCCACTGA
- a CDS encoding transglutaminase family protein produces the protein MDAYLKETAYFDFHHPDIEAFNHKVTARSLKDKAIQIYYLVRDEIVYNPYTLQDGLPSLKASYCLQNYQAYCIPKASLMVALCRLNGIPARLGLADVINHLSTPALVEWLGTDYFALHGYAEIFLKGRWIKVTPVFHQALCDKFNVAALEFDGEHDAILHSATKDGSKHMEYVKYHGYFDDMPVEFIQETAVEVYPRFAAIFHIDDTAPLQ, from the coding sequence ATGGACGCTTACCTGAAAGAAACCGCATATTTCGATTTTCATCACCCGGATATCGAAGCCTTTAATCATAAAGTCACTGCCCGTAGCCTCAAAGACAAAGCGATTCAAATTTACTATCTTGTCCGGGATGAAATTGTTTACAACCCTTACACGCTGCAAGATGGATTACCCAGCCTGAAAGCCAGTTATTGTTTACAGAATTATCAGGCATATTGCATCCCAAAAGCATCGCTGATGGTAGCACTTTGCCGGTTGAATGGGATCCCCGCACGTCTGGGACTTGCAGATGTTATCAATCACTTATCAACACCGGCACTAGTCGAATGGCTGGGCACAGACTACTTTGCACTGCATGGCTATGCAGAGATCTTCCTGAAAGGCCGATGGATAAAAGTGACCCCCGTCTTTCATCAGGCACTTTGTGACAAGTTTAATGTGGCTGCTTTGGAATTTGATGGAGAACATGATGCCATTCTCCATTCGGCCACAAAAGATGGCAGCAAACATATGGAGTATGTAAAATATCACGGTTATTTTGATGATATGCCGGTTGAATTTATTCAGGAAACCGCTGTTGAGGTTTACCCTCGCTTTGCTGCCATTTTTCACATTGATGACACGGCCCCGCTTCAATAA
- the ald gene encoding alanine dehydrogenase, translating into MIIGVPKEIKVHEYRVGMVPASVNEAVAHGHTVYVETQAGAGIGFSDQDYIDAGAKILPTAADVFAEAEMIVKVKEPQAVERAMLREGQILFTYLHLAPDPEQTHDLVNSKAVCIAYETVTDDAGRLPLLAPMSEVAGRMSIQAGAFALEKSRGGSGMLLAGVPGVEPAKVVIIGGGVVGANAAQMAVGLRANVVVLDRSIDVLRKLDAQFEGKVQCVYSTKDAIEKHVLEADLVIGGVLVAGAAAPKLVTAEMIKKMKPGSAIVDVAIDQGGCVETSHATTHSEPTFIVDDVVHYCVANMPGAVARTSTFALNNVTLPYILKLANKGYKAALKEDKHLLNGLNVYRGQITCHEVSTALDLPFVDAAEVLA; encoded by the coding sequence ATGATTATTGGTGTACCGAAGGAAATTAAAGTTCATGAGTATCGCGTGGGTATGGTGCCAGCTTCTGTGAACGAAGCGGTTGCACATGGCCACACAGTTTATGTTGAAACTCAGGCGGGTGCCGGTATCGGTTTCAGCGATCAGGACTACATCGATGCAGGTGCGAAAATTCTGCCAACTGCAGCGGATGTGTTTGCAGAAGCTGAAATGATTGTGAAAGTGAAAGAGCCTCAGGCTGTTGAGCGTGCAATGCTGCGTGAAGGTCAGATTCTGTTTACATACCTGCACTTGGCACCGGACCCAGAGCAAACGCATGACCTGGTGAACAGCAAGGCGGTGTGTATTGCTTATGAAACGGTCACCGATGATGCGGGTCGTCTGCCACTGCTGGCGCCAATGTCTGAAGTGGCTGGCCGTATGTCGATTCAGGCGGGCGCGTTTGCACTGGAAAAATCACGGGGTGGTAGCGGTATGCTGCTGGCAGGTGTTCCAGGTGTTGAACCAGCGAAAGTGGTCATCATCGGTGGCGGCGTCGTCGGTGCCAATGCAGCACAAATGGCTGTTGGCCTGCGTGCAAACGTCGTTGTACTGGATCGCAGCATTGATGTTCTGCGTAAGCTGGATGCTCAGTTTGAAGGCAAAGTTCAGTGCGTGTACTCAACGAAAGATGCGATTGAAAAGCACGTGCTGGAAGCGGATCTGGTGATTGGCGGTGTTCTGGTTGCCGGTGCTGCTGCACCGAAGCTGGTGACGGCTGAAATGATCAAGAAGATGAAACCAGGCTCTGCCATTGTCGATGTTGCAATCGACCAGGGGGGCTGTGTCGAAACTTCTCACGCGACGACACACAGCGAGCCAACTTTCATCGTTGACGATGTTGTACACTACTGTGTGGCGAACATGCCGGGTGCTGTTGCCCGTACATCAACGTTCGCACTGAACAACGTGACACTGCCATACATTCTGAAACTGGCAAACAAAGGCTACAAAGCGGCGCTGAAAGAAGACAAGCACCTGCTGAACGGTCTGAACGTTTATCGTGGCCAGATTACATGCCACGAAGTATCCACAGCGTTGGATCTGCCATTTGTTGATGCGGCTGAAGTACTGGCCTAA
- a CDS encoding glycerate kinase — MHMETHAFLTALFNRAVQQALPGETLAQYLPEDKTGKAVVIGAGKAAASMANALEAVWEGELEGLVVTRYGHTAACQQIEVIEAAHPVPDDAGREVAERMLHLVQGLDENDLVICLLSGGGSALLSLPAPGITFSQKQQINKALLKSGAAIDEMNCVRKHLSAIKGGQLAKAVAPARLITLAISDVPGDEATVIASGPTVADPTTSKDALEILSRYQVSVPDSVTDWLHSPESETVKPGDPCLARASFELIASPQLSLEAAADEARKWGIPAHILSDCIEGESRDVAKVHAALAKQIAEREQPFQAPCVLLSGGETTVTVRGEGRGGRNSEFLLSLYHELQGHPQIYALAADTDGIDGVEDNAGAVLNPQSYPQGLALELNSQDYLDNNDGYTFFKQLDSLLTTGPTLTNVNDFRAILILPKEA; from the coding sequence ATGCACATGGAAACGCATGCATTTCTGACTGCACTGTTTAATCGTGCAGTACAACAGGCGCTGCCTGGTGAAACGTTAGCGCAATACCTGCCAGAAGATAAAACAGGGAAAGCTGTCGTCATTGGTGCGGGAAAAGCAGCAGCCTCAATGGCGAATGCACTGGAAGCCGTCTGGGAAGGCGAGCTGGAAGGTCTGGTGGTCACGCGATACGGCCATACCGCAGCGTGTCAGCAGATAGAAGTGATCGAAGCGGCACACCCGGTGCCTGATGATGCAGGCCGCGAAGTGGCAGAACGAATGCTGCATCTGGTGCAGGGGCTGGACGAAAACGATCTGGTGATTTGTCTGCTCTCCGGTGGCGGGTCAGCGTTGCTGAGTCTGCCTGCTCCCGGCATCACGTTCTCTCAGAAACAGCAGATCAATAAAGCACTGCTGAAATCAGGGGCAGCCATTGATGAGATGAACTGCGTTCGTAAGCATTTGTCTGCCATTAAAGGCGGCCAGCTGGCGAAAGCCGTCGCACCGGCAAGACTGATTACACTGGCAATTTCAGATGTGCCGGGCGATGAAGCAACCGTCATTGCATCTGGCCCGACCGTGGCGGACCCGACAACCAGCAAAGATGCGCTGGAAATTCTCAGCCGTTATCAGGTGAGTGTGCCCGATTCCGTAACGGACTGGCTGCACAGCCCGGAATCAGAAACGGTGAAGCCGGGGGATCCTTGTCTTGCGCGTGCATCATTTGAACTGATTGCCAGCCCACAACTATCGCTGGAAGCTGCGGCAGATGAAGCCCGGAAATGGGGGATTCCTGCCCATATTCTGAGTGATTGTATTGAAGGTGAATCGCGTGACGTTGCGAAAGTGCATGCTGCACTGGCCAAACAAATCGCGGAACGAGAACAACCTTTCCAGGCCCCTTGTGTGCTGCTCTCTGGTGGAGAAACCACAGTGACGGTTCGCGGTGAAGGCCGTGGCGGGCGAAACAGTGAGTTTCTGCTGAGTCTGTACCATGAACTGCAGGGTCATCCGCAGATTTATGCACTGGCAGCTGATACCGATGGGATTGATGGCGTTGAAGACAATGCCGGTGCCGTGCTGAATCCGCAGAGCTACCCTCAGGGGTTGGCCCTGGAACTGAATAGTCAGGATTATCTGGATAACAATGATGGCTACACTTTCTTCAAACAATTGGATTCATTGTTAACCACAGGTCCGACTTTAACGAATGTAAACGATTTTCGCGCCATCCTGATTCTTCCGAAGGAAGCGTGA
- a CDS encoding adenosine deaminase, with product MDAVSSLSLTEFIRRLPKADIHYHLLGGVRLETMLDLARKYGVDLPESEARSYYRAYQTPGGPRKGGIAALTFLYSLMQEAEDYARVLLEVAEDAHHSGVKYIETFWNPSDVCLPYETVNQALIKAIAQSQRDFEITIRLIPSINREKSPEEAVAMVEAMIAHPHPYVLGIGIDYKEHQAPVEHFWKAYQLASRHGYQLTAHCSEFGLHWRNVETGIELIGVDRIDHGYSIIDNPALTRKYAALGIPFTVVPSNTYFLQQWPDHDTWCQKHPIRAMAKAGLNIIPCTDDWHMHDTTTTKCYQVMVEDLGFDVLSLKTMMCNSLAASWMPQIQKEQWTAEWCRMFDALYAALEDQPGDSAEDLIRYRREQTIK from the coding sequence ATGGATGCTGTGAGTTCCCTGAGTTTAACTGAATTTATTCGCCGCCTGCCCAAGGCCGACATTCATTACCACCTGTTAGGTGGCGTCCGTCTGGAGACCATGCTTGATCTGGCCCGCAAGTATGGCGTCGATTTGCCTGAGTCGGAGGCCAGAAGCTACTACCGTGCTTATCAAACACCGGGCGGGCCCCGCAAGGGCGGGATTGCTGCGTTGACTTTTCTGTACAGCCTGATGCAGGAAGCGGAAGATTATGCACGCGTCTTACTGGAAGTTGCCGAAGATGCACACCACAGCGGTGTGAAATATATTGAGACTTTCTGGAATCCGTCGGATGTCTGTCTGCCGTATGAAACCGTGAATCAGGCACTGATTAAAGCCATTGCGCAAAGCCAGCGTGACTTTGAGATCACGATTCGGCTGATCCCTTCGATCAACCGTGAAAAAAGCCCGGAAGAAGCCGTCGCCATGGTCGAGGCCATGATTGCTCACCCGCACCCTTATGTGTTGGGTATCGGCATTGATTACAAAGAGCATCAGGCGCCAGTCGAACATTTCTGGAAAGCGTATCAGCTGGCCAGCAGACACGGCTATCAGCTCACCGCGCATTGTTCTGAATTCGGACTGCACTGGCGCAATGTTGAAACCGGAATCGAGCTGATCGGTGTGGATCGCATTGATCACGGCTACAGCATCATCGACAATCCGGCGCTGACCCGGAAATACGCGGCATTGGGGATTCCCTTCACCGTGGTTCCCTCGAACACCTACTTCCTGCAGCAATGGCCCGATCATGACACCTGGTGTCAGAAGCATCCAATCCGGGCCATGGCAAAAGCCGGGCTGAATATCATCCCGTGTACGGATGACTGGCATATGCACGACACCACCACGACCAAGTGTTATCAGGTGATGGTAGAAGATTTGGGTTTTGATGTACTCAGTCTGAAAACCATGATGTGCAACAGTCTGGCTGCCAGCTGGATGCCGCAGATTCAAAAAGAACAGTGGACCGCTGAGTGGTGCCGCATGTTCGATGCGTTATACGCAGCACTTGAAGACCAGCCCGGAGACAGTGCAGAAGACCTGATCCGGTATCGACGTGAACAAACAATAAAATAA
- a CDS encoding alpha/beta hydrolase, with amino-acid sequence MVLKHRINRTLQLLLNDLSEKVSVNSTQWKAELGELIETGLPAAPSDLVIATLNGVMGDALAERRSRLAQTLGFSSQMGRLSLDSLTLAGQLVSPQPRIAICVHGWCMNDSQWQRKPHDHGRSLVQFGYSPVYLRYNTGRHISQNGEDFALMLEQLVQAWPCEVKEIVLIGHSMGGLVCRSACFYAARHQVGWLKKLATLMTLGSPHNGAPLAQMASWIEARSASVPYLRPFSNLTGMRSAGSKDLSRGVICHSDWERDPPYTSQMRPPLPDHVACFAIASCLSRSVEEERNRRIGDGLVPVSSALGEATPHQLAVEFPPENQWVGGGITHMELLTHPKVAMQIQGWVLGNSLSV; translated from the coding sequence ATGGTCTTAAAACATCGAATCAACCGGACGTTGCAACTGCTACTCAATGATCTTTCTGAGAAAGTGTCTGTCAACTCCACACAATGGAAGGCCGAGCTGGGGGAGTTGATTGAAACCGGATTACCTGCTGCACCGAGTGATTTAGTGATTGCAACACTCAATGGGGTGATGGGTGATGCTCTGGCGGAACGTCGGAGCCGTCTGGCGCAGACCTTGGGTTTCAGCAGCCAGATGGGGCGGCTGAGTCTGGATTCGCTGACGCTGGCGGGTCAACTGGTTTCTCCCCAGCCCCGGATTGCGATTTGTGTCCATGGCTGGTGCATGAACGACAGCCAATGGCAACGCAAACCACACGACCATGGCCGGAGCCTCGTTCAATTTGGCTATTCACCCGTTTATTTGCGCTATAACACAGGACGACATATTTCACAGAACGGAGAAGACTTTGCCCTGATGCTTGAACAACTGGTTCAGGCATGGCCGTGTGAAGTGAAAGAAATTGTCCTGATTGGCCACAGTATGGGTGGGCTGGTTTGCCGCAGTGCCTGCTTCTATGCCGCCAGACATCAGGTAGGCTGGCTGAAGAAACTGGCGACTTTGATGACGCTGGGCAGTCCGCACAATGGTGCACCGCTGGCCCAAATGGCGAGCTGGATTGAAGCACGCAGTGCTTCTGTCCCTTATTTGCGTCCCTTTTCAAATCTGACCGGCATGCGCAGTGCTGGCAGTAAGGACCTGAGCCGGGGCGTGATTTGCCACTCAGACTGGGAGCGGGATCCGCCTTATACCAGCCAGATGCGTCCGCCCTTGCCGGATCATGTGGCTTGTTTCGCGATTGCCAGTTGTCTGAGCCGGAGTGTGGAAGAAGAAAGGAATCGTCGCATCGGTGATGGACTGGTGCCGGTATCCAGCGCGCTGGGTGAAGCAACGCCACATCAACTGGCCGTGGAATTTCCGCCTGAAAACCAATGGGTTGGTGGCGGGATCACACATATGGAGTTACTGACTCATCCAAAAGTCGCGATGCAGATTCAGGGCTGGGTGCTCGGGAACAGTTTATCGGTATGA
- a CDS encoding 2OG-Fe(II) oxygenase, with amino-acid sequence MDIEAMIDALHMQGWCVWDDFLSVDEVRALYQCLPSEWSQAGVGRQDEHTLVKSIRSDKIHWLSETMGQPVQAYLEKMEAIRQAANRSLYLGLFEYEAHFAKYEEGAFYQKHRDSFRGRANRKLTTVFYLNDQDWQASDGGELVIYRDDESFLTRLTPKGGRLVVFLSEDFPHEVLPAHRKRFSIAGWFRLNGVNGASLDIAV; translated from the coding sequence ATGGACATTGAAGCCATGATTGATGCTCTGCATATGCAGGGCTGGTGTGTGTGGGACGATTTTCTTTCGGTTGATGAAGTCAGGGCACTGTATCAGTGTCTGCCTTCCGAGTGGTCACAGGCTGGTGTTGGGCGGCAGGATGAGCATACGCTGGTGAAATCGATTCGCAGCGACAAAATCCATTGGTTGTCTGAAACCATGGGGCAGCCGGTTCAGGCTTATCTCGAGAAAATGGAAGCCATTCGTCAGGCGGCAAACCGGTCCCTGTATCTGGGCCTGTTTGAGTATGAGGCGCATTTTGCCAAATACGAGGAAGGGGCTTTTTATCAGAAGCATCGAGACAGCTTTCGTGGACGAGCCAACCGGAAGCTGACCACAGTTTTCTATCTCAACGATCAGGACTGGCAGGCATCGGATGGCGGCGAACTGGTGATATATCGGGATGATGAAAGTTTCCTGACACGGCTGACGCCTAAAGGTGGCCGGTTAGTGGTATTTTTATCGGAAGATTTTCCACATGAAGTTTTGCCCGCACACCGGAAACGCTTCAGTATTGCCGGCTGGTTCCGCCTGAACGGCGTCAATGGCGCAAGTCTGGATATTGCGGTGTAA